In Hermetia illucens chromosome 1, iHerIll2.2.curated.20191125, whole genome shotgun sequence, one genomic interval encodes:
- the LOC119651919 gene encoding solute carrier family 2, facilitated glucose transporter member 3-like isoform X5: MNILWSAIVSIFVIGGAIGSLGGSWLSDILGRKGCFLLSGALLVIGAVLFQFCRLAESVEMLMIGRIIVGLGSGLVTASLPIYHTELAPLALRGTVGVFCSIGVTAGVVVGQILSLKYTFGTEDSWHHALSAYAILIVICYLPCKWFPESPKYLYLIKGNHSLAESVLMKLRGTDPETVELELKEMENDRKEKSMSRSLRSVLTDYSLLLPIVIVCTFQGGQQLSGINAVFYYSVTIFQEAGLQKDDAEWANLGAGSLNLLTAFFTPLIMAKINRRPVMLTSTFASAIALFALTFIIHYINAASWLPMACIVCVLLYILFYQIGIGPIPYFIGSEIVNTESRPAVMALGSLASWSCNFAVAMLFPTLQAAWGAFVFLPFFIDCVVLFLITKFYLPETRGRDSSEIAPLISKGFHSKPTS; the protein is encoded by the exons ATGAACATACTTTGGTCAGCAATAGTTTCGATTTTTGTCATCGGTGGTGCAATAGGATCTCTAGGCGGGTCATGGCTGTCGGATATCTTGGGAAG GAAAGGATGTTTCCTCTTAAGCGGAGCTTTGCTGGTAATTGGAGCAGTGTTGTTCCAATTTTGCCGGCTCGCAGAATCTGTAGAAATGTTGATGATCGGACGGATAATTGTTGGACTGGGATCTGGTTTGGTTACAGCATCTCTCCCAATATATCACACTGAGCTTGCTCCACTGGCTTTACGTGGTACCGTGGGGGTGTTTTGCAGTATAGGAGTAACAGCTGGTGTTGTCGTTGGACAAATTTTGAGTCTTAAATATACATTTGGAACCGAAGATTCCTGGCATCACGCTTTAAGTGCCTACGCTATTTTAATTGTTATTTGTTACTTGCCATGTAAATGGTTTCCCGAAAGTCCAAAGTATTTATACTTAATAAAGGGGAACCATAGTCTGGCGGAGAGTGTACTTATGAAGCTGAGAGGTACCGATCCAGAAACAGTAGAGCTAGAGTTGAAGGAGATGGAGAACGACCGAAAGGAGAAAAGCATGTCAAGAAGCTTACGGTCGGTACTAACTGATTACTCATTGTTATTGCCAATAGTAATTGTTTGTACCTTCCAAGGAGGACAACAACTGTCAGGAATTAACGCG GTCTTCTACTATTCAGTTACAATCTTCCAAGAAGCTGGGCTACAAAAAGACGATGCCGAATGGGCTAATCTAGGAGCAGGTTCTCTGAATTTATTGACGGCTTTCTTCACTCCCTTAATTATGGCGAAAATTAACCGAAGACCAGTGATGTTGACCTCAACCTTCGCAAGTGCAATCGCCTTATTCGCGCTGACATTCATAATTCATTATATTAATGCAGCTTCCTGGTTGCCTATGGCCTGTATAGTATGTGTATTACTGTATATTCTGTTCTATCAAATTGGAATTGGACCTATTCCATACTTCATTGGTTCAG aaataGTAAATACTGAATCTCGACCAGCCGTAATGGCATTGGGTAGTCTTGCGTCCTGGAGCTGCAATTTTGCGGTTGCAATGTTGTTTCCGACTTTACAAGCGGCCTGGGGAGCATTCGTATTTCTGCCGTTTTTCATTGATTGTGTAGTGCTATTCCTAATTACCAAATTTTACCTGCCGGAGACTCGTGGACGTGATTCTTCTGAAATAGCACCTCTGATATCGAAAggttttcattcaaaaccgaCAAGCTAA
- the LOC119651919 gene encoding solute carrier family 2, facilitated glucose transporter member 3-like isoform X4: MNSGRFGSSLLTVALLTTIGAAIPVGYNIGVINSPANFIQDWCNETIYSTYGTRLTSSGMNILWSAIVSIFVIGGAIGSLGGSWLSDILGRKGCFLLSGALLVIGAVLFQFCRLAESVEMLMIGRIIVGLGSGLVTASLPIYHTELAPLALRGTVGVFCSIGVTAGVVVGQILSLKYTFGTEDSWHHALSAYAILIVICYLPCKWFPESPKYLYLIKGNHSLAESVLMKLRGTDPETVELELKEMENDRKEKSMSRSLRSVLTDYSLLLPIVIVCTFQGGQQLSGINAVFYYSVTIFQEAGLQKDDAEWANLGAGSLNLLTAFFTPLIMAKINRRPVMLTSTFASAIALFALTFIIHYINAASWLPMACIVCVLLYILFYQIGIGPIPYFIGSEIVNTESRPAVMALGSLASWSCNFAVAMLFPTLQAAWGAFVFLPFFIDCVVLFLITKFYLPETRGRDSSEIAPLISKGFHSKPTS, translated from the exons TTCATACAAGACTGGTGCAATGAAACTATCTACAGCACGTACGGCACGCGCTTGACGAGCAGTGGTATGAACATACTTTGGTCAGCAATAGTTTCGATTTTTGTCATCGGTGGTGCAATAGGATCTCTAGGCGGGTCATGGCTGTCGGATATCTTGGGAAG GAAAGGATGTTTCCTCTTAAGCGGAGCTTTGCTGGTAATTGGAGCAGTGTTGTTCCAATTTTGCCGGCTCGCAGAATCTGTAGAAATGTTGATGATCGGACGGATAATTGTTGGACTGGGATCTGGTTTGGTTACAGCATCTCTCCCAATATATCACACTGAGCTTGCTCCACTGGCTTTACGTGGTACCGTGGGGGTGTTTTGCAGTATAGGAGTAACAGCTGGTGTTGTCGTTGGACAAATTTTGAGTCTTAAATATACATTTGGAACCGAAGATTCCTGGCATCACGCTTTAAGTGCCTACGCTATTTTAATTGTTATTTGTTACTTGCCATGTAAATGGTTTCCCGAAAGTCCAAAGTATTTATACTTAATAAAGGGGAACCATAGTCTGGCGGAGAGTGTACTTATGAAGCTGAGAGGTACCGATCCAGAAACAGTAGAGCTAGAGTTGAAGGAGATGGAGAACGACCGAAAGGAGAAAAGCATGTCAAGAAGCTTACGGTCGGTACTAACTGATTACTCATTGTTATTGCCAATAGTAATTGTTTGTACCTTCCAAGGAGGACAACAACTGTCAGGAATTAACGCG GTCTTCTACTATTCAGTTACAATCTTCCAAGAAGCTGGGCTACAAAAAGACGATGCCGAATGGGCTAATCTAGGAGCAGGTTCTCTGAATTTATTGACGGCTTTCTTCACTCCCTTAATTATGGCGAAAATTAACCGAAGACCAGTGATGTTGACCTCAACCTTCGCAAGTGCAATCGCCTTATTCGCGCTGACATTCATAATTCATTATATTAATGCAGCTTCCTGGTTGCCTATGGCCTGTATAGTATGTGTATTACTGTATATTCTGTTCTATCAAATTGGAATTGGACCTATTCCATACTTCATTGGTTCAG aaataGTAAATACTGAATCTCGACCAGCCGTAATGGCATTGGGTAGTCTTGCGTCCTGGAGCTGCAATTTTGCGGTTGCAATGTTGTTTCCGACTTTACAAGCGGCCTGGGGAGCATTCGTATTTCTGCCGTTTTTCATTGATTGTGTAGTGCTATTCCTAATTACCAAATTTTACCTGCCGGAGACTCGTGGACGTGATTCTTCTGAAATAGCACCTCTGATATCGAAAggttttcattcaaaaccgaCAAGCTAA
- the LOC119651919 gene encoding solute carrier family 2, facilitated glucose transporter member 3-like isoform X2 — translation MTESKYFAYHPPSRSGRFGSSLLTVALLTTIGAAIPVGYNIGVINSPANFIQDWCNETIYSTYGTRLTSSGMNILWSAIVSIFVIGGAIGSLGGSWLSDILGRKGCFLLSGALLVIGAVLFQFCRLAESVEMLMIGRIIVGLGSGLVTASLPIYHTELAPLALRGTVGVFCSIGVTAGVVVGQILSLKYTFGTEDSWHHALSAYAILIVICYLPCKWFPESPKYLYLIKGNHSLAESVLMKLRGTDPETVELELKEMENDRKEKSMSRSLRSVLTDYSLLLPIVIVCTFQGGQQLSGINAVFYYSVTIFQEAGLQKDDAEWANLGAGSLNLLTAFFTPLIMAKINRRPVMLTSTFASAIALFALTFIIHYINAASWLPMACIVCVLLYILFYQIGIGPIPYFIGSEIVNTESRPAVMALGSLASWSCNFAVAMLFPTLQAAWGAFVFLPFFIDCVVLFLITKFYLPETRGRDSSEIAPLISKGFHSKPTS, via the exons TTCATACAAGACTGGTGCAATGAAACTATCTACAGCACGTACGGCACGCGCTTGACGAGCAGTGGTATGAACATACTTTGGTCAGCAATAGTTTCGATTTTTGTCATCGGTGGTGCAATAGGATCTCTAGGCGGGTCATGGCTGTCGGATATCTTGGGAAG GAAAGGATGTTTCCTCTTAAGCGGAGCTTTGCTGGTAATTGGAGCAGTGTTGTTCCAATTTTGCCGGCTCGCAGAATCTGTAGAAATGTTGATGATCGGACGGATAATTGTTGGACTGGGATCTGGTTTGGTTACAGCATCTCTCCCAATATATCACACTGAGCTTGCTCCACTGGCTTTACGTGGTACCGTGGGGGTGTTTTGCAGTATAGGAGTAACAGCTGGTGTTGTCGTTGGACAAATTTTGAGTCTTAAATATACATTTGGAACCGAAGATTCCTGGCATCACGCTTTAAGTGCCTACGCTATTTTAATTGTTATTTGTTACTTGCCATGTAAATGGTTTCCCGAAAGTCCAAAGTATTTATACTTAATAAAGGGGAACCATAGTCTGGCGGAGAGTGTACTTATGAAGCTGAGAGGTACCGATCCAGAAACAGTAGAGCTAGAGTTGAAGGAGATGGAGAACGACCGAAAGGAGAAAAGCATGTCAAGAAGCTTACGGTCGGTACTAACTGATTACTCATTGTTATTGCCAATAGTAATTGTTTGTACCTTCCAAGGAGGACAACAACTGTCAGGAATTAACGCG GTCTTCTACTATTCAGTTACAATCTTCCAAGAAGCTGGGCTACAAAAAGACGATGCCGAATGGGCTAATCTAGGAGCAGGTTCTCTGAATTTATTGACGGCTTTCTTCACTCCCTTAATTATGGCGAAAATTAACCGAAGACCAGTGATGTTGACCTCAACCTTCGCAAGTGCAATCGCCTTATTCGCGCTGACATTCATAATTCATTATATTAATGCAGCTTCCTGGTTGCCTATGGCCTGTATAGTATGTGTATTACTGTATATTCTGTTCTATCAAATTGGAATTGGACCTATTCCATACTTCATTGGTTCAG aaataGTAAATACTGAATCTCGACCAGCCGTAATGGCATTGGGTAGTCTTGCGTCCTGGAGCTGCAATTTTGCGGTTGCAATGTTGTTTCCGACTTTACAAGCGGCCTGGGGAGCATTCGTATTTCTGCCGTTTTTCATTGATTGTGTAGTGCTATTCCTAATTACCAAATTTTACCTGCCGGAGACTCGTGGACGTGATTCTTCTGAAATAGCACCTCTGATATCGAAAggttttcattcaaaaccgaCAAGCTAA
- the LOC119651919 gene encoding solute carrier family 2, facilitated glucose transporter member 3-like isoform X3 — MTVEHKSGRFGSSLLTVALLTTIGAAIPVGYNIGVINSPANFIQDWCNETIYSTYGTRLTSSGMNILWSAIVSIFVIGGAIGSLGGSWLSDILGRKGCFLLSGALLVIGAVLFQFCRLAESVEMLMIGRIIVGLGSGLVTASLPIYHTELAPLALRGTVGVFCSIGVTAGVVVGQILSLKYTFGTEDSWHHALSAYAILIVICYLPCKWFPESPKYLYLIKGNHSLAESVLMKLRGTDPETVELELKEMENDRKEKSMSRSLRSVLTDYSLLLPIVIVCTFQGGQQLSGINAVFYYSVTIFQEAGLQKDDAEWANLGAGSLNLLTAFFTPLIMAKINRRPVMLTSTFASAIALFALTFIIHYINAASWLPMACIVCVLLYILFYQIGIGPIPYFIGSEIVNTESRPAVMALGSLASWSCNFAVAMLFPTLQAAWGAFVFLPFFIDCVVLFLITKFYLPETRGRDSSEIAPLISKGFHSKPTS; from the exons TTCATACAAGACTGGTGCAATGAAACTATCTACAGCACGTACGGCACGCGCTTGACGAGCAGTGGTATGAACATACTTTGGTCAGCAATAGTTTCGATTTTTGTCATCGGTGGTGCAATAGGATCTCTAGGCGGGTCATGGCTGTCGGATATCTTGGGAAG GAAAGGATGTTTCCTCTTAAGCGGAGCTTTGCTGGTAATTGGAGCAGTGTTGTTCCAATTTTGCCGGCTCGCAGAATCTGTAGAAATGTTGATGATCGGACGGATAATTGTTGGACTGGGATCTGGTTTGGTTACAGCATCTCTCCCAATATATCACACTGAGCTTGCTCCACTGGCTTTACGTGGTACCGTGGGGGTGTTTTGCAGTATAGGAGTAACAGCTGGTGTTGTCGTTGGACAAATTTTGAGTCTTAAATATACATTTGGAACCGAAGATTCCTGGCATCACGCTTTAAGTGCCTACGCTATTTTAATTGTTATTTGTTACTTGCCATGTAAATGGTTTCCCGAAAGTCCAAAGTATTTATACTTAATAAAGGGGAACCATAGTCTGGCGGAGAGTGTACTTATGAAGCTGAGAGGTACCGATCCAGAAACAGTAGAGCTAGAGTTGAAGGAGATGGAGAACGACCGAAAGGAGAAAAGCATGTCAAGAAGCTTACGGTCGGTACTAACTGATTACTCATTGTTATTGCCAATAGTAATTGTTTGTACCTTCCAAGGAGGACAACAACTGTCAGGAATTAACGCG GTCTTCTACTATTCAGTTACAATCTTCCAAGAAGCTGGGCTACAAAAAGACGATGCCGAATGGGCTAATCTAGGAGCAGGTTCTCTGAATTTATTGACGGCTTTCTTCACTCCCTTAATTATGGCGAAAATTAACCGAAGACCAGTGATGTTGACCTCAACCTTCGCAAGTGCAATCGCCTTATTCGCGCTGACATTCATAATTCATTATATTAATGCAGCTTCCTGGTTGCCTATGGCCTGTATAGTATGTGTATTACTGTATATTCTGTTCTATCAAATTGGAATTGGACCTATTCCATACTTCATTGGTTCAG aaataGTAAATACTGAATCTCGACCAGCCGTAATGGCATTGGGTAGTCTTGCGTCCTGGAGCTGCAATTTTGCGGTTGCAATGTTGTTTCCGACTTTACAAGCGGCCTGGGGAGCATTCGTATTTCTGCCGTTTTTCATTGATTGTGTAGTGCTATTCCTAATTACCAAATTTTACCTGCCGGAGACTCGTGGACGTGATTCTTCTGAAATAGCACCTCTGATATCGAAAggttttcattcaaaaccgaCAAGCTAA
- the LOC119651919 gene encoding solute carrier family 2, facilitated glucose transporter member 3-like isoform X1: MQTLSPRVPDIIFYPSGRFGSSLLTVALLTTIGAAIPVGYNIGVINSPANFIQDWCNETIYSTYGTRLTSSGMNILWSAIVSIFVIGGAIGSLGGSWLSDILGRKGCFLLSGALLVIGAVLFQFCRLAESVEMLMIGRIIVGLGSGLVTASLPIYHTELAPLALRGTVGVFCSIGVTAGVVVGQILSLKYTFGTEDSWHHALSAYAILIVICYLPCKWFPESPKYLYLIKGNHSLAESVLMKLRGTDPETVELELKEMENDRKEKSMSRSLRSVLTDYSLLLPIVIVCTFQGGQQLSGINAVFYYSVTIFQEAGLQKDDAEWANLGAGSLNLLTAFFTPLIMAKINRRPVMLTSTFASAIALFALTFIIHYINAASWLPMACIVCVLLYILFYQIGIGPIPYFIGSEIVNTESRPAVMALGSLASWSCNFAVAMLFPTLQAAWGAFVFLPFFIDCVVLFLITKFYLPETRGRDSSEIAPLISKGFHSKPTS, encoded by the exons TTCATACAAGACTGGTGCAATGAAACTATCTACAGCACGTACGGCACGCGCTTGACGAGCAGTGGTATGAACATACTTTGGTCAGCAATAGTTTCGATTTTTGTCATCGGTGGTGCAATAGGATCTCTAGGCGGGTCATGGCTGTCGGATATCTTGGGAAG GAAAGGATGTTTCCTCTTAAGCGGAGCTTTGCTGGTAATTGGAGCAGTGTTGTTCCAATTTTGCCGGCTCGCAGAATCTGTAGAAATGTTGATGATCGGACGGATAATTGTTGGACTGGGATCTGGTTTGGTTACAGCATCTCTCCCAATATATCACACTGAGCTTGCTCCACTGGCTTTACGTGGTACCGTGGGGGTGTTTTGCAGTATAGGAGTAACAGCTGGTGTTGTCGTTGGACAAATTTTGAGTCTTAAATATACATTTGGAACCGAAGATTCCTGGCATCACGCTTTAAGTGCCTACGCTATTTTAATTGTTATTTGTTACTTGCCATGTAAATGGTTTCCCGAAAGTCCAAAGTATTTATACTTAATAAAGGGGAACCATAGTCTGGCGGAGAGTGTACTTATGAAGCTGAGAGGTACCGATCCAGAAACAGTAGAGCTAGAGTTGAAGGAGATGGAGAACGACCGAAAGGAGAAAAGCATGTCAAGAAGCTTACGGTCGGTACTAACTGATTACTCATTGTTATTGCCAATAGTAATTGTTTGTACCTTCCAAGGAGGACAACAACTGTCAGGAATTAACGCG GTCTTCTACTATTCAGTTACAATCTTCCAAGAAGCTGGGCTACAAAAAGACGATGCCGAATGGGCTAATCTAGGAGCAGGTTCTCTGAATTTATTGACGGCTTTCTTCACTCCCTTAATTATGGCGAAAATTAACCGAAGACCAGTGATGTTGACCTCAACCTTCGCAAGTGCAATCGCCTTATTCGCGCTGACATTCATAATTCATTATATTAATGCAGCTTCCTGGTTGCCTATGGCCTGTATAGTATGTGTATTACTGTATATTCTGTTCTATCAAATTGGAATTGGACCTATTCCATACTTCATTGGTTCAG aaataGTAAATACTGAATCTCGACCAGCCGTAATGGCATTGGGTAGTCTTGCGTCCTGGAGCTGCAATTTTGCGGTTGCAATGTTGTTTCCGACTTTACAAGCGGCCTGGGGAGCATTCGTATTTCTGCCGTTTTTCATTGATTGTGTAGTGCTATTCCTAATTACCAAATTTTACCTGCCGGAGACTCGTGGACGTGATTCTTCTGAAATAGCACCTCTGATATCGAAAggttttcattcaaaaccgaCAAGCTAA